The DNA region gaaatttttggagttggagttgtgtttgaccatagtttttgacattgtagtttttggtgaaatgtaggtgccgtttggccataaatacaaaaaagaaattcactttttttggaatttttgaagttggagttgtgtttggccatagtttttgaaattgtagtttttggtaaaatgtaattgtaaaaaagtgaaaaaaattgaaaaacaagtttttcttgtttttggtaaGTTGTATTCCGAATATTTATGCCCAACGCTCAAAagttaaaaaaagtgaaaaaaaattccggataaaagtgaataatttttatggccagaCGGCTacgtagttgtaaaaaagtgaaatcTTTTTGAAAAGCAAATTTTTTAAGTTTTTGATATTTCAGAATACAACTTtaagttatatttgaaatatttatAGCTAAAcgtccaaaaataaaaaaaaaataaaaaaaaagtaaataatttttatGGGCAGATGGCACCTAAAACTTTCAAAATAGAAATGAGATGAAAGAAGATAAGATCATTAAATATGGGAGACTTTATAGAAGTCTATCACCAAAAATTACGTTATAAGAAGATTCTAGTGGACCCAATCTGGTTGGACCAGCTAAGTAATCAATGACTTTGTTCAATGTTTCTGTTATGCTTATGcttttttatttccttcttttcctttttctcgcTGGCTAGATAATTCCCTTCTTTTTTTGTTTGGTGTGATCGTGACAGGTTGTTCACGTTTTGTTGCGCTGTTGCTAATTTAGCAATTTGTCATTTCCTGTAATATAAAGTGACCGACTTAAAGCCTAGATCTGAAGatcaaataagtttttttttttacttttattttatcACGGGTGTCAGGACTAAGAGcagattgacttataagttgatAAAAAATATAAGACaacttataaattatttttaacttatttgagtgtttaataaaaatgaaaaaccgcttaaattaaaaataaagtacttaaaataagctaaaattaaaaaattgctcaactccaacttttttttttttggctgaaaAACCATTTTAGTTTGATCAATAATTTTACCCTTTTATccccttatattttctgttaatttcaatactaaccttctaaaaaccctttaagcacttttatccaaacatgaaattgcttatttataaaataattttcagcacttaaaaagtactttaaaTACTTATGCTTAAAGCCACTTTTTTCAGCTaattcaaacgggctctaacTTGTTTGCATTTTAATTTTCCACCAAATATTTGCTACCTTCCACCAATTTAAATTCTTATTAATTCTACCTACCAATGTTAGGACAGACGAAAGAAATCAACACTATAGAATAGATGAGCTTAGCACATGTCATGATTAAACTAAACAAGAGAATGAATCGAGACGGACAACTACAGTTGAAATTGTCACTTAATAGAATTGTTTTGCCTTTCTATGGAATTACTAGAGGGGAAGAGACGCCAGTCAAACGACACAAAAATGGTTGAATCAGAGTTCTTGAAATTAGATTGGTGCCATCTGTGTCTTTCTCCTCTGGCTCTCATCGGTAGACCACCCCCTTTCCTATGTTCTTTCTTCTTTCTAAGCCACGATTAGACTGATGATATTCTTTttccctttatataggagaaGGGAAAAGGTCAATTTGAACCACCGTCTTTCCCCAAAGAGCGTCTAAACTCCGTCAAGCTTTAAACTTGAAAGGCTGAGACTATATAATTCTTAACCCAATATATTGAACACCGAATCGCACTCTTATATGAAGTTTCAAAAAGCAAACATCGCTGGTGGATGATCTATGAAAAGGACTTAATAATTATAATGTCAATGGTGTTAAAAGACGCGTAGAGAGAAACGTTTTACTATCTATCATTGGACTGAAACAAGTCTCAAGTCACAATTATGCTGctactttttttttcaatatattGATAACTTGCTCGCACCTCAACTATTTCAACAAGTACCGCACGCATACTTAATAACTCTACTTATCAGAGTTTAGGCAAATGAAAAGAAAACGTCTTGCGTTTTTGTCGCTGCTAGAACTCGAACTGTGACATTCCAAAATTTTCACGTATTTCATTGACCTCTAGACCAGACCCTTGAGTGTCCTATATACGCTACCAATCTATCCTACAAATCGCAACTGAGATAGGCAGAGGAAAATGAAGAGGGTGTTGGTGCGAAgggaggtgggggggggggggggggggttaaggtAATAACACATTATGGGATTACAGGTATGCTTCTCAGCTACCAATTTGCCTAGAGATTATGGTCGTATGTGTGCAATTGGTATGCTGTACAATTCAAACTCCATTGAAAGTTAACATCCTTATAAATTTTCAGCTTGCATGCAAGGATTACAGACTTGGTGGTTTCCATATATACAGTCGTCCCCTAAACATGAAGTCATAGGGACTTGAAATCTCCCAGAGCAAGTTTCTTGTTTGGGAGTTGATCACAACCTACGATCTCCGGCGATGGACAGTCCAACGAGAACAGAAACTCATGAAATGTAGGCCTTAACCAGCTCTGTGTAGTTGCAGGTGTCGCCTGTTCTAGGACATATTATTCTGCCATCATTCCGCTTGGACATTTCTTCAAGTGCCTGCCATGACAGATGTAAGCCAAAATTGTCACCGAAGTGCAAACATGGAAGCAACTAAAGGCATACCTTGGTACTGTAGACGTAGCCATTAGGCAATACAAGGGGTGGATTTTCAGTATCCATCAGTTCTTTGGTTATGTAGCAAACGAGCTTCGAGTGATGCTGCTTTGAATATGGTAGTGGGGATGCTAATTTACGGAAGCTCTCCTGTGATAAAGGATCCTCCTTTGTGCAATCATCTTCGTAACAGAATCTATTGATTTGGTCAAGGAGAAGTTAAGCAGATAATATTTAAAATTTTCCTTCGCTTCCTCTTTCCTTTTCCAATGACCACGAGGAACTTTGGCCATGAGTGGCATAAGGAGCTTGAACGAGTGCAAAGTATTTAAAAAGAATGCACAAAATGTCAATAACTAAAAGAAAATATCAGTAGCTAGTAAATCGGAAAATCATTACCAGCTGACGTTATTCCTAGTTCCTACATGTAAAAGCATATAAGCAGACCACCCTTATTATATTACGCATGTAAGTGATCATTTATATTAACTTGATTCTTGATAGTAAACTACAAGTATGTAAATCATATGTTGTGGATACGGAGTTTTCAATGCAGACAGCCCTGCTTGCAGATATATATTCAGCAAAGGTTCAAGAGTCATGCCATATAACTTGCAGAACTCTTGTTTGAATTGGTCAATTAAGTACTCCCATTGCTTTGGTTCAAATAAAGCCTGTAACAGAAACTGACAACTGTCAAGTAAATCCCATTGGTGGATAATCATCTTGAACTGCTTTTATTCTACCCAAGTGTGATTCTTCATATACAGCAGACAACCATCTCACGAGACCAATGAGGAAAGTGATATCAAAATGACATTAAGTTTATATAATCAAATCAAGCTAAAGGCAGGTAAAAGGTCAATCATTGATCAATATGAATTTTTATACTTCTTTTTCCATACATGATATCTGAGAATTGCAAAATCAATGTGTAAATATTGTATTGCCATCGCTTTAAACACTTCAGATTTCACCATAATAAAGAATGTATTACTACAACACATTTTCTTCATGTTCAGTTTCCTCTTGTTTTCTTTTCAATGCTTTCTGACTGAACTACCTTAGCTATTACTTTGTCTTTTTTGAACACACGCAAACACATACACGGAgcaatacatatacaaacatgcaTAGAAGCATGTTTTTAAGCATGTCAAGCATTAGATTATATATAGTAAAATATTTCATTTTCTAGTAACTTATTACTAGacgcattattattattattattattattattattattattattattataatagtcCATATTTTTAGTAACTCATTAGTGATATGCACAAACTTATGTTGTATCCAGTGATGAGTTACAAGAAAAATGGACTATACATAATAATAATGCTTAAAAGCATTGAAGGTGAAAGAGTTAATCCAAATTGAAAAGCTATTGAAGTATATTAAACTCTCATAACACTTCGACAAGAAAGAGCAAATACAATCCATTCAAATATACAGAAAGCTAGACCGAAAGACACTAACCTTGTAAGTCATACATTCAGTATTACTCTTGAAAGCAAGTGTCGCCAAGACCCGCTGCAACTCTTTCATATGGGTAGAACCCCAAGGTGCAAGATATTTCCGAGCATATGTAATGGCCCGCATCATGTTTTCAGCTCTTACCAACTCTATGAACTCTTGCAATCTTAGCTGGAATTCAAATTTGCTCTGTCAACAAGAGAAGCAATCAGCATCTGGTATTTGCGGCACAAAGTTCCAAAATGTAGCACACTGTTATCCACAGATATAACTCTCAAAATGGAGCCGGAAAAAATACTCAGTCTGAAGATGTTTGACTCGTTGTGCTTCAAAAGATTCAAACCAAGAAAAATTTATTCTTCACCACTTTGATATGAGAATGGTAGTTGTGACAACATAATGCTGTAGCCATCCAACCATCTATCCATGAACAGTATCCAATTTAGTGATTCACAGGACCTAGTCAATTAGAAAGTTACTTTCACAATCTTTTATCCCTTTTTATAAATTTCAAGAGCAATTATCCTTCAGACATGCAAAACATTGGTGAAGCTTGGTATAAAAGGAAGAGCAGACTTTGAGGATACATCTGACTTTTCAATTCAAAGTATTCCGAGAACAGACACAAGAGACAAGTAAATAGCTCTGTAAAGCAACTTCATCCAGCAAAAAGGAGCTGGATTTACACATTTCAAGCTGACAGCTCAATCCACCTCTATATCCAGGATAAATGTAGCCATAATTCAAGCAATTATCAGTACCGGTACATCCTGATCATATCATTGGAATGACCTACGGGAAAATAATACAGGTTCCCTATTATTTGACCATTTCAATTAGACAGAGACACGACTCACCCATAAGCCTCCACTATAGTTACCGGCTGCAATTACGCTTTGCACGAATACACAAAGGGTATTGGCATTATTCCTTTCACCGCGCCTTTCAAATCAAAAGGTATGGCATTGTAACAACAATTAATGCATCTCATGGAGATCATCCATGTCAGATACTCTTCTTAAGCTTTAATATCCGAAGCATGAAGTAGCTCATAAAACACTATCACGTACAGAACTGTTCTATTGATAAGAGAAGATCAAGCGTACTACCCATTGAAAACTGCTTTAAACTCGAGACATTAACAAAATGACAAACCATAATTTACATCGTGTTAAGCTGCAATCCATCACTCAGTTTTAGTCCAGAACTCTGTAAATGAGGTAATGCATAGAGATAGTGATATACCCCCAATCCATGCTCTTTCCTCTGAGGGTCTCATTACAATCTGATATACTATGCTACAGTTAGAGTGCAGATGCAGAGTCCTCATGCATACTTACAAAGTTAGACTTCAATGCCAAAGCCATCATACCCTGTATATTGGACAACTATTAACTCCGCTCTGACTGACTTCACATAATTCAAGAATATGATATCTCAATTCTCCTGGTGCACATGTCAATGTATGCTTAACATGCCGTTTTCACATCTGATGCATTCTATTGGACAAGATGACCTCTGACTGACTTCAGAATACCAAGAATATGGATACTCAATTCTCCTCGTGTGCATGATAATGTATGCTTCGCATGCCAATGTTTATCAAAAAGGAAACTGGAACCATTGGCACGTTGGAACTGCTGATAGACAGCTTTTAAATATCTAACCTCCCCAAGATATACCAGGTCAAAAAGATCCATCTGATTATAGTATCTCCAACAGAGTGGCCTGCCCCAGGATCGCATTAAGCCCCTTTTatcaatttctctctctctctctctctctctctctctctctctctctctgcatGCCAAGAGGTTGGCAGTTCAGATTGATGTAGCTTCAAGCTTCAAATTACAACACAAAatggatatcatttctttaagtAACAGAGCTTAAGATTCATTTAGATGTTAATTGTACAGCACAATGCACATTTTCTTGATTTCCCTCCATCAGGTCCCTTGAGAAAAAAGTCTAATTCTTGAAGATTCAAATCAATCACCCACCATCAATTGGCTGTCTATGACCTTTTGCGTTGTATTCAAAGTTGAAGAGCTATTGATGATACTTTAGAAAGGTGAGGAATAATATTCTCTTGGTCACTTCGATCCTTCTCTATCAACATGGGGCAAAAGGGTTTTATATTACAAATTTTAAGCACTAACCAATTAATGACGAATAGAAAACTGAACCTTTTTATAGTGGTTTGGTAGTAAGTGCACTGAACATATTTACCTGGTTTACATAATTTGCAATTTCATGCTACAGAAATTCTAATCACTATGTTAATCAAGAAGGCCTTTCCACGGATCCAAGCATAGCAGGAGCTTTGTGCATCGGCTACCCTTTTGATGTTAACCGATATGGCAATGAGAAAATACAGATATATCACACATAATCCGTGCTTCCAATTGCCAATAAATTTTCCTCCCTTATCATGACTTTCTTCAAGAAACCCTTTAAAGGGAATGTATTCTTATTCTGTTCGTAAATAAAACACACACTTGACATTCCTCCCTTTTCAGGGAATTCAGAGAAAATGTATTCTGATGATAATGTAGTTCCGAATCAACCAATTGAGACATGCATCCGTTACTACAATCATCCTGTTTCCTGTCTTCGCAAAAGCAGTACAGGGATCATCTAGTTCCATGATTCAGAAACCTACCATACTAATACAGAAAGAACAATATTTTCTGTTCTGAGTGACCACTCAATCTAAACAGCATTCATAGCCTTCCCGCAGGAGAACACCCTTCATCCACACCTCCTTTTTGACGTAAATTTCTGCAACTCGACTTAATGAAATTATTTGCCCATTGGCAGCTTTCTGACAGTCTTCCCTAACTATTCCAGACAACACCCAGATTAAAGTTTCCATGATCTCGGCAGTCAAAGGCTTTGAAGGAATAACCTAATCCGAAACAGCAAAAGCATGGCAACTGACATTTATTCTGGAATCCATGGCTGCAACCCATGGCACATGAGAAACTTCAAGAGGTGAAAATTAGATTAAGGTTTCCATTATCTCGCACGAGATGCAGTTAAGAGACATCCCAACCTTTACAGCAAAGCAAAGATGGTAAAATTAATATCTGCAATTCACTGCAGATAAGAAAGCTGAACTTGACACTCAATTAAATCTAAAATCTCAATTGATGTGGGCCCATCTTATGATCTTGCTACGACATAAGCTAAGCTGATTTGTTCATAGAAACTTTAACCTGTGACAAAGCACACAAGTTCGAAACCCACCATCACTTTAAGCATATTATGCTCGAAATATCCTTTTTTGCTAAAGTAGGTTTGAGATATCCTTTATCGGAAACCATTAAACGAGAAAAGTGGACCCGAGAAGAATATTTGATCACTCTATTGGTTGCACAAAGGGATATCTGAGGCTTTACAGACGCTAATAAACCATCAAACACACAATGGAAACGCCTGTCTCAATAAAAATCCATCAGGCTTCATTTTGATTTTCACCCTTGCACTTTCTCTACGTTCTACAAAATGCAGCGCAAAACATCTCCAGTCACCGAAACTCAAGCATTCTGTGAAATGCACTGATTGAGTTTTATGTCCATCAAATTAGTCAGAAGGAGATCAGCTCAACTCAGTGAACATTAAGAGGCTGATCTGaaacttttcatgctttttcacaTTTGAGCTACACATTATTGAATAACATCTCATTGAAACAAGAATTAATGGCTAGCAATATGAAGAAAATATGTCACATTAAAATGATGTTATATTGATGGATACTCTAGTTCTGCACAACAAATATGTATGGGACTCGAATGAATTATAACTTGTGTCACTGATTACAATACAATCATAGGATTGTTAAATCAGTGATAAAATTGTTAAAGACAAAAGCTCAAAGAAACAAAGATAATCATACCTTTGATTTCTTTAGCCTGGTTTTATTATCAGCACACCAGGCTAAAGCAGGAGTTACCTCCTTGTTTTGGAGAGCGTCAATGACCTTTTTTGCTTCATGA from Lycium barbarum isolate Lr01 chromosome 10, ASM1917538v2, whole genome shotgun sequence includes:
- the LOC132615745 gene encoding protein MAEA homolog encodes the protein MEMETIPNGSSPSSTTTTTPSFTPTTATSANTPSSKLNRLSESMKLEHQFLRVPFEHYKKSIRANHRITEKEVTAVINGVNDAVDSDDAVNQLNSLVSRLQGLKRKLEEGSRTENLQAHRCRARLDHLESADPENLSDWNNIRLKRILVDYMLRMSYYDTAVKLAESSNIQDLVDIDVFHEAKKVIDALQNKEVTPALAWCADNKTRLKKSKSKFEFQLRLQEFIELVRAENMMRAITYARKYLAPWGSTHMKELQRVLATLAFKSNTECMTYKALFEPKQWEYLIDQFKQEFCKLYGMTLEPLLNIYLQAGLSALKTPFCYEDDCTKEDPLSQESFRKLASPLPYSKQHHSKLVCYITKELMDTENPPLVLPNGYVYSTKALEEMSKRNDGRIICPRTGDTCNYTELVKAYIS